The Sporosarcina luteola DNA window TAGGTCCGTAACCACAACCAACATCCAGCACAACCCCTGCCACAGTAGGCATTACGAAAGAATCCGCTAGCAGACGTGAACCGAAATCCACTTCCCCTTTACTGAATACTCCCGCGTCCGTCTTGAATCGAAGCCGGTTATTTCGCAATGTCGCTTGCCATTCCTTCGGATCACTTTTCACTATTGGATTTTTAGAGTAGTAATGTTCAGCCATATTGATTCTCCTTCCTCCCGAAAGGTTACCCATATTTCCTTCTAGATAAAAAAACGAAGAAAAGCCCGTCCGAAACGACGAGCCTTTCTTCATTATTCAAAAATTACTTAACTTCTACGCCAGCGCCAACTTCTTCAAGTTTCGCTTTCATTTCTTCTGCTTCTTCTTTAGAAACGCCTTCTTTGATTGCTTTAGGAGCGTTATCAACTACTTCTTTCGCTTCTTTCAAGCCTAGGCCAGTGATTTCGCGAACAACTTTGATAACTTTGATTTTTTGATCTCCAGCAGATGCAAGAACTACGTCGAACTCAGTTTGCTCAGCAGCCGCTTCACCAGCACCTGCTCCGCCCATCATTGCAACAGGAGCTGCAGCAGTTACGCCGAATTCCTCTTCGATAGCTTTTACAAGGTCGTTCAATTCAAGGACTGTCATTTCTTTAATCGCGTCAAGGATTTGTTGATTAGTCATTATTTTTTCCTCCTAAATAGGTTTTAGTTTGTCGGGGATTAGCCCGCAGATTTTTGTCGTTCAGGCAGCTTCAGTAAACTTAAGCGCCTTGTTCCTCTTTTTGCTCTGCAACAGCTTTTGTTGCAAGCGCGAAGTTGCGCATTGGAGCTTGTAGAACGCTGAGTAGCATGGAAAGAAGTCCTTCGCGGGATGGAAGTTCCGCCAATGCTTTGATATCTTCAACAGATGCGACATTTCCTTCAATCACGCCTGCTTTGATTTCAAGCTTGTCGTTCTTCTTAGCGAAGTCGTTAAGGATTTTAGCAGGAGCAACAACATCTTCAGTCGAGAATGCGATTGCGTTCGGACCTACTAAATGCTCATTCAACCCCTCAAGTCCAGCTGTTTCAGCAGCACGGCGTGACATTGAGTTTTTGTAAACTTTGAAGTCAATGCCTGCTTCACGAAGCTGTTTACGAAGTTCCGTAACTTGGCTCACGTTTAGACCACGATAGTCGACTACGACAACGGAAACCGCTGATTGCAATTTGCCTGAGATCTCATCCACTACCGCTTGTTTAGCTTCTAATACTTTGCTCATCTTGACACCTCCTGTAAGAATTCGGGTCATTCATACCGATATGAAAAGCCCTCGCGATCCACAAAGTAGACCACGAGGGCAGAAAAGTCGTCATCTTTAACATAAAGAGCGTCTTGTCCTCGGCAGGATGATTAAGCTTTAAAGCCCCTGCTGTCTACGGTACAAATGATTTAGTTTACAACAAACGAAATCTTACTATAAGATTTCAAGCTTGTCAATGTTTTTATTTAACAACTACAGTTGACGGATCAACTTTGACCGCAGGACCCATAGTAGTCGTGATATTCACTGACTTCATGTAAGTTCCTTTAGCTGCAGCTGGTTTAGCTTTTTGGATTGTTTCAAAAACAGTTTTGAAGTTTTCTTCAAGCTTTTCGTTGTCGAAAGAAGCTTTTCCGATCGGAGCGTGGATAATACCAGCTTTGTCCGCACGGTATTCAACTTTACCTGCTTTGATTTCCGCAACAGCTTTAGCAACATCAAATGTTACTGTGCCTGTTTTAGGGTTCGGCATTAAGCCTTTTGGTCCCAATACGCGACCAATTTTACCAACTTCGCCCATCATGTCCGGAGTTGCAACGATAACGTCGAAATCGAACCAGCCTTGTTGGATTTTAGTGATGTACTCTGCATCGCCTGCATAGTCTGCACCAGCAGCTTCCGCTTCTTTCAATTTTTCGCCTTTCGCGAAAACTAGAACGCGTTGAGTTTTACCAGTACCGTTCGGAAGCACAACTGCCCCACGGATTTGCTGGTCATTTTTACGAGTGTCGATTCCAAGACGGAATGCGACTTCAACAGTTGCGTCAAAGTTGACTGTGCTTGTTTTCTTTGCAAGCTCAATCGCTTCTTTCATGTCATACACTTGCGTGCGATCGACAAGCTTTGCCGCCTCAGTGAATTTTTTACCTCTTTTAGCCATTAAAATTTCCTCCTCGTTTGTGGTTTTAACGGATTGAACCTCCCACGAATAAGGGTTGCGTGTTCCGAGGAACAAGCGCAACCCCCACTACAAAGAAACAGAACATGGTTTCATCGCGATCAGTCTTCGATCGAGATTCCCATACTGCGTGCAGTACCTTCAACCATTGCCATCGCCGCTTCAACCGATGCTGCGTTAAGGTCTTCCATTTTTTGTTCAGCAATTTCGCGAACTTTATCACGTTTTACAGTAGCTACCTTCTTTTTATTCGGTTCGCCTGAACCTTTTTGAAGATTAGCTGCAACTTTCAGCAATACTGCTGCTGGTGGAGTTTTTGTAATGAATGTGAATGAACGATCCTCAAATACAGTTATTTCAACAGGAATGATTAGACCTGCTTGATCTGCTGTACGTGCGTTGAAATCTTTACAGAATCCCATGATGTTGACACCTGCTTGACCTAGCGCCGGTCCAACCGGTGGAGCTGGGTTAGCTTTACCTGCAGGGATTTGCAATTTCACGATTTTGGTTACTTTTTTAGCCACGAGACACACCTCCTTAAGTCCGTGATGTGGTAATTGGGTTGCCCCTCCCACTCAATATGTGCCTGCCGGTTACCCGGTAGAATTTGGTTAATCCGTCCAGTCTGTTCTGATTACAGTCTGACCTTTGAAATGATACCATTATTATGCTTGTCTTGCAAGTGGTAATCTCTTATATTTTTTCAACTTGTTCAAAGTCAAGCTCCATGATTGTTTCCCTGCCGAACATATCGACGGAAACGCGAACCTTCCCTTTGTCCTGATCGATTTCTTCGACTTTCCCTTGGAAATGCGCGAACGGCCCTTCAAGCACCTCGATCATTTCGCCGACTTGGAAGTCAGCTTCAGCTTTCCGTTCTTTCATACCCATTTGCTTGAGGATGAAATCCACTTCCTCAGGCAAGAGCGGCGTCGGTTTTGCGCCACCACCGGATGACCCGATGAAACCTGTCACTCCAGGCGTGTTCCGGACGACATACCAAGAGTCGTCCGTCATGATGATTTCCACGAGGACGTATCCCGGGAACGTCTTTTTCATGACTGTGCGTTTTTTGCCATCTTTGAAGTCCGTTTCCTGCTCTTCAGGGATGACGACGCGGAATATTTTATCTTGCATACCCATCGTCTCGACACGTTTTTCAAGGTTGGCTTTCACCTTATTTTCATATCCTGAATATGTGTGGACAACGTACCAATTTTTCTCCATTTCCATAATTACGTAGGACTGTGTGTCCGTCCCTCCTTTTCGAAATGCATTACTCATTTATTCGCCAAAGACTCTATATTTATTTCCGAGAAATGAAAAAACCCGTTCATGTGACAAGACGGGATATTTTTCAACAAGGATTATTCATGCTGTCCTATTATAACGCAATATACCATTCCATTGCTTTTGAAATGCCCAAATCGACGAGACCGAAATAAACTGCCATGAATACAACTGTTGTAATAACAACGATCGTGTAGCGTGTCAATTCTTTTCTCTTCGGCCAGCTGACCTTCCGCATTTCAGAGACGACATCTTTTAAAAAACCGGTTATCTTACCCATTCAATCGTAGACCTCCGAATACTAAGTATAGTACTGCAACTAGATTGTTTGTTTATGCTCTGTATGTTCATTGCATTGATTGCAAAACTTCTTCACCGTAAAACGGACTGTTGTCTGCTTATTTCCTGCAGGGATGACGTAGTTTCGTGATCCGCAACGATCACAACATAAAATCAATTTTTTAGACATTTTTCCACCTTGAACTTCCATCGTGCAACTATTGTCGACAGTCTACGTATATAGTCATTGCCTTGCTAAAGAGTACCACCTAACATTCATGATGTCAACATGATGGAAATGGGTTGGCAATTCATCATGGACATGCTTCAATGCACGACATCCACTTGCATGTGACGTTCCAGTTTCCGCTTGATGCGCTGGAGTGCATTGTCCACAGATTTGACTTGCCGGTTCAATTCGTCTGAAATCTCCTGATAGGACTGACCTTCCAAATAGAGTGATAGGACCTGCTTTTCGAGTCCGCTCAACACTTTATTGATTTCCCCTTCCATATGGATGAAATCTTCCTTATGGATTATTAAATCCTCTGGATCATCGAGCACAGATCCGGTTAGGACGTCCAACAACGTGCGGTCGGATTCCTCATCGAATACGGGCTTGTCCAAAGATACCGATGTATTCAGAGGAATGTGCTTCTGCCTTGTCGCCGTTTTAATGGCTGTGATAATTTGCCTTGTTATACACAGCTCTGCAAATGCCCTAAATGAAGCAAGCCGATCCGTCCTGAAATCGCGGATCGCTTTGTAGAGGCCGATCATTCCTTCCTGAATGATATCCTCACGATCCCCGCCCATCATGAAATATGAGCGTGCTTTCATTTTTACGAAAGATTGATATTTGGTAATAAGGAAATCTAGCGCGTCCGTGCTGCCTTCATGAATACGAACTAAAATCTCTTCATCGGATAGCCCGGTGAAATCAGATGGTCCCCCTTGAACGTAAACATTTCCCGCCAATCACCACACCCCGATTCGTCATTGCCTTTCAATCAGTATAACGCATGGAAAATTTTAACGTCAACCGTTCATTTCATTCCTCGGCGCCATTTTTCAAATATTTCTGCCACCTCATCGGACAACTGAATCTTGGAGAACGGCCTTTCCACCTGGATTTCTTTTACTTTTTTTGTAATCAATTTATCGATTTCATTCATTTCAATTTCTAGTTCGCGAGCCGATTTCCGCAGGGCGCCTTGTGCGAAGATGACCCATTGCTCCGTCAAATCGGATGTAGCCACATGGATTTGGACTCGGCGCCCGCTCAGCTCGGATACCAACTTTTCGATTCGTTCATCGGCAGTTTCATTTTCACGAGTGAAAACAACTTCGACATTATGCTGCCAATTCTTCTTTTCGGTCCCCCGCATCAAGTGCGCATCGAACAGGATGATGACTCGCCAGCCTGTATGCGCCTTGTATTCGGCCATTCTTTCAATAAGCCGGTCGCGGGCCTCAGCAAGGCTTACAAGCTTCAGCTTCCTCAATTCCGGCCATGCCCCGATGATGTTATATCCATCGACGAGCAATACATCCTTTTTCATGACCCTGGCGTTAAGGGCTTGCGTTTGCGTAACACTTCATACATGAGCAAGGACGCTGCGACAGAGGCATTCAATGACGTCACATGCCCTACCATCGGCAGATGATAGAGGAAGTCGCATTTTTCTTTCAAGATGCGGGACATCCCTTTACCCTCGCTGCCTATGATGACGGCAAGTGGCAGTGTGGCATCCATCGAACGGTAATCTTGCGAACCTTGCGCGTCCGTCCCAGCAATCCAGACTCCCGCTTTCTTCAACTCCTCCACCGTCTGGGAGAGATTGTTCACACGGACGACCGGGATATGCTCGATTGCCCCCGTCGAAGCTTTCGCGACGACTCCTGTCAAACCGACAGAGCGGCGTTTCGGGATGATAACGCCATGTGCACCTGCAGCATCCGCCGTCCTGAGAATCGAGCCGAGATTATGTGGATCTTCCAGTTCGTCGAGAATGAGGAAAAACGGATCCTCGCCGCGGTTTTTCGCGACTGCAAACAAATCATCGAGTTCTGCGTAGGAGTAGGCGGCAACCGAGGCGATAATGCCTTGATGATTCATGTCCAGCATGCCGTCCAACTTCTGTTTCGGCACCGCTTGGACGATGATCCCCGATTGTTTCGATAGGGATAAAATCTCCCCGATGCTTTTTTTATTCAACCCTTCGGCAATCCAGATCTTATTCAGTTCCCGGCCCGACCGTAGTGCTTCTACAACCGGGTTTTTACCGCCAATCAATTCCGATTCCTGATTTGTCATGATGCGCCCTCCTCGTTCGGATTTTCGATGAATTGCATTGTACTTCCGATGATTTCCCCAACCCGTTCAGTTCTGCCTAGCAGATATAAATAACCGAGAACCGCTTCGAATCCAGAACTATGGTTATACGTCACGACGTCAGTGTTTTTTGGTACTGATCCAGATTTCGCATTCCGTCCGCGGCGTAGGACGGCTTCCTCCTCTTCGGTGAGAAAGCCTGTTTCCTGCATCATCTTGACAGCGGACGCTTGCGCTTTTGCGGATACATACCGTGTCGCCTCTTTATGGAGCGTGTTTGGCTTCACGCGGCCAGAGCGCAGCAAATGCTCACGGACCGCCTGCTCATAAACTGCGTCCCCCATATAGGCGAGTGCAAGTGCGTTCAGTTGCTTCACATCGATGTCACGCAATGTATACACGCCGCTCATCCTCTCTTCCACCGCGTGCCTTGGGCGGTATCTTCCAGGATGATCCCCTTTTCCTTCAATAGGTCTCTGATTTCGTCTGAACGGCTGAAATTCCGTTCACGGCGCGCAGTCAATCGCTCCTCGATAAGCCCTTCAATTTCAGCATCCAACAGTTCTTCCCCACTGAACGGCAAGCCGAGAACCTCCATCAGTCGGTCGAATGCGGAAATGAAATACTCGAGTACAGCCGTTTGCGTGTTTTTCTCCAGTAAATATACATTGGCTGTTTTAACGAGTTCGAAAATGGCGGCAATGGCATTCGCCGTATTGAAATCATCATCCATTGCAGTTTCAAACAAACGTACGGATTCATCCACCTTATGTGTCCAAATGTCCTGCTGGTCTCCAAGATCGGCGGATGTGCCAACACGGTGCTTCAAATTGTTGTAAGCCGTTTGGATTCGGTCCAGTCCATTCGCCGCGCTTTCGACGAGATCTTGCGAAAAGTTGACCGGATGACGGTAATGAACGGACAGCATGAAGAAACGAAGCACCTTGGAATCGATCTGCTTGCGGATATCGTGGACGAGAATGAAATTCCCGAGCGACTTTGACATCTTTTCATTATCGATATTAATATAGCCATTATGCATCCAGTAACGGGCAAACTGCTTCCCGGTCATCGCCTCGGACTGCGCGATTTCATTTTCATGATGCGGGAATGTCAGATCCTGCCCGCCGGCATGGATGTCGATCGTGTCGCCCAAATGTTCCCTCGCCATGACGGAGCACTCGATATGCCAACCTGGTCTGCCAGGGCCCCATGGGCTTTCCCAGGCGACTTCCCCTTCTTTTGCCGCTTTCCATAAAGCGAAATCGAGAGGATTCTCTTTGATGCCGCTCTCTTCAATGCGTGCACCTACCCTCAGCTCATCGATCGACTGATGGGACAGTTTGCCGTAGCCGTCGAACTTGCGCGTGCGGTAATACACATCCCCTTGCGCTTCATAAGCGAATTCTTTATCCACAAGTACTTGGATGAAAGCGACGATGTCGTCGATATGCTCCGTCACACGCGGATGGGCATCCGCTTTGCCGCAGCCGAGAGCTCCGACGTCCTCAAAATAGGCATTGATGAAGCGTTCAGTCAATTCCCCTACCTCTTCGCCTAGCTCATTCGCTGTGTTGATGATTTTGTCGTCGACATCTGTGAAGTTGGACACGTAATTGACGTCATAGCCGCGATACTGCAAATAGCGGCGGACTGTATCAAACACGATGACCGGTCTTGCATTCCCGATATGAATGTAGTTGTAGACGGTCGGTCCGCACACATACATTTTCACTTTCCCTTCCTCCAGTGGTATGAAAGGCTCCTTCTTCCGTGTCAATGTATTATAAATTTGAATACTCATCGGTTTTCCCTTCTTTCTTCTCAAGTTCTTCAATTCGTTTTTTCAGAAATGCAATTTCATCTTCCAAGCGGTTGCATGTATCTTCGACAGGGTCAGGCAAGTTGCGGTGATCATGTTTATCCTTCACCCGTACGCCGTTCGTCACGACGACCTTGCCCGGGATGCCGACGACTGTCGAATCTTCCGGTACATCGATCAGAACGACCGACCCTGCGCCGATCTTGCTATTTTCACCTATTGTAATGGAGCCGAGCACTTTTGCCCCCGAAGCTACAAGTACATTATTGCCAAGAGTCGGGTGACGCTTTCCTTTTTCCTTGCCCGTTCCCCCCAATGTCACACCTTGGTATAAGGTTACGTCATCGCCGATTTCACAAGTCTCGCCAATGACGATTCCCATGCCGTGGTCAATGAATAGCCGCCTGCCGATCGTTGCGCCTGGATGGATTTCGATGCCTGTGAAAAATCGGCTGATCTGTGAGATGAGCCTTGCAAGAAACAACAGATTCTTTTTATAGAGTGCATGTGCGATCCGGTGCGCCCACACTGCGTGGAGGCCGGAATACGTAAGCACCACCTCGAACGTGCTGCGCGCAGCAGGATCCTGTTCAAATATGCAATGGATGTCTTCCTTCATCCTACGAAACACTGTTTTCAACCTCCTGTTCCAATTCTTCATGAACGCAAAAAGCGCCCCTGTCCATAACTAGACAGAGACGCAATCGAATGCGCGGTTCCACTCCGCTTGGAAGGGTTTAATCCCCTTCCCGCTTGACGCCTCTAACGCTGGCGATGCGTCCGGCCTACTTCTTCGTTCGGCACGGCGCTCAAAGGGGCATTTCCACATTGCAG harbors:
- the rplL gene encoding 50S ribosomal protein L7/L12, which encodes MTNQQILDAIKEMTVLELNDLVKAIEEEFGVTAAAPVAMMGGAGAGEAAAEQTEFDVVLASAGDQKIKVIKVVREITGLGLKEAKEVVDNAPKAIKEGVSKEEAEEMKAKLEEVGAGVEVK
- the rplJ gene encoding 50S ribosomal protein L10, producing MSKVLEAKQAVVDEISGKLQSAVSVVVVDYRGLNVSQVTELRKQLREAGIDFKVYKNSMSRRAAETAGLEGLNEHLVGPNAIAFSTEDVVAPAKILNDFAKKNDKLEIKAGVIEGNVASVEDIKALAELPSREGLLSMLLSVLQAPMRNFALATKAVAEQKEEQGA
- the rplA gene encoding 50S ribosomal protein L1 codes for the protein MAKRGKKFTEAAKLVDRTQVYDMKEAIELAKKTSTVNFDATVEVAFRLGIDTRKNDQQIRGAVVLPNGTGKTQRVLVFAKGEKLKEAEAAGADYAGDAEYITKIQQGWFDFDVIVATPDMMGEVGKIGRVLGPKGLMPNPKTGTVTFDVAKAVAEIKAGKVEYRADKAGIIHAPIGKASFDNEKLEENFKTVFETIQKAKPAAAKGTYMKSVNITTTMGPAVKVDPSTVVVK
- the rplK gene encoding 50S ribosomal protein L11 encodes the protein MAKKVTKIVKLQIPAGKANPAPPVGPALGQAGVNIMGFCKDFNARTADQAGLIIPVEITVFEDRSFTFITKTPPAAVLLKVAANLQKGSGEPNKKKVATVKRDKVREIAEQKMEDLNAASVEAAMAMVEGTARSMGISIED
- the nusG gene encoding transcription termination/antitermination protein NusG, whose translation is MEKNWYVVHTYSGYENKVKANLEKRVETMGMQDKIFRVVIPEEQETDFKDGKKRTVMKKTFPGYVLVEIIMTDDSWYVVRNTPGVTGFIGSSGGGAKPTPLLPEEVDFILKQMGMKERKAEADFQVGEMIEVLEGPFAHFQGKVEEIDQDKGKVRVSVDMFGRETIMELDFEQVEKI
- the secE gene encoding preprotein translocase subunit SecE yields the protein MGKITGFLKDVVSEMRKVSWPKRKELTRYTIVVITTVVFMAVYFGLVDLGISKAMEWYIAL
- the rpmG gene encoding 50S ribosomal protein L33 produces the protein MEVQGGKMSKKLILCCDRCGSRNYVIPAGNKQTTVRFTVKKFCNQCNEHTEHKQTI
- the sigH gene encoding RNA polymerase sporulation sigma factor SigH — translated: MAGNVYVQGGPSDFTGLSDEEILVRIHEGSTDALDFLITKYQSFVKMKARSYFMMGGDREDIIQEGMIGLYKAIRDFRTDRLASFRAFAELCITRQIITAIKTATRQKHIPLNTSVSLDKPVFDEESDRTLLDVLTGSVLDDPEDLIIHKEDFIHMEGEINKVLSGLEKQVLSLYLEGQSYQEISDELNRQVKSVDNALQRIKRKLERHMQVDVVH
- a CDS encoding NYN domain-containing protein, which codes for MKKDVLLVDGYNIIGAWPELRKLKLVSLAEARDRLIERMAEYKAHTGWRVIILFDAHLMRGTEKKNWQHNVEVVFTRENETADERIEKLVSELSGRRVQIHVATSDLTEQWVIFAQGALRKSARELEIEMNEIDKLITKKVKEIQVERPFSKIQLSDEVAEIFEKWRRGMK
- the rlmB gene encoding 23S rRNA (guanosine(2251)-2'-O)-methyltransferase RlmB, whose amino-acid sequence is MTNQESELIGGKNPVVEALRSGRELNKIWIAEGLNKKSIGEILSLSKQSGIIVQAVPKQKLDGMLDMNHQGIIASVAAYSYAELDDLFAVAKNRGEDPFFLILDELEDPHNLGSILRTADAAGAHGVIIPKRRSVGLTGVVAKASTGAIEHIPVVRVNNLSQTVEELKKAGVWIAGTDAQGSQDYRSMDATLPLAVIIGSEGKGMSRILKEKCDFLYHLPMVGHVTSLNASVAASLLMYEVLRKRKPLTPGS
- a CDS encoding Mini-ribonuclease 3, with translation MSGVYTLRDIDVKQLNALALAYMGDAVYEQAVREHLLRSGRVKPNTLHKEATRYVSAKAQASAVKMMQETGFLTEEEEAVLRRGRNAKSGSVPKNTDVVTYNHSSGFEAVLGYLYLLGRTERVGEIIGSTMQFIENPNEEGAS
- the cysS gene encoding cysteine--tRNA ligase, which codes for MSIQIYNTLTRKKEPFIPLEEGKVKMYVCGPTVYNYIHIGNARPVIVFDTVRRYLQYRGYDVNYVSNFTDVDDKIINTANELGEEVGELTERFINAYFEDVGALGCGKADAHPRVTEHIDDIVAFIQVLVDKEFAYEAQGDVYYRTRKFDGYGKLSHQSIDELRVGARIEESGIKENPLDFALWKAAKEGEVAWESPWGPGRPGWHIECSVMAREHLGDTIDIHAGGQDLTFPHHENEIAQSEAMTGKQFARYWMHNGYINIDNEKMSKSLGNFILVHDIRKQIDSKVLRFFMLSVHYRHPVNFSQDLVESAANGLDRIQTAYNNLKHRVGTSADLGDQQDIWTHKVDESVRLFETAMDDDFNTANAIAAIFELVKTANVYLLEKNTQTAVLEYFISAFDRLMEVLGLPFSGEELLDAEIEGLIEERLTARRERNFSRSDEIRDLLKEKGIILEDTAQGTRWKRG
- the cysE gene encoding serine O-acetyltransferase, with the translated sequence MFRRMKEDIHCIFEQDPAARSTFEVVLTYSGLHAVWAHRIAHALYKKNLLFLARLISQISRFFTGIEIHPGATIGRRLFIDHGMGIVIGETCEIGDDVTLYQGVTLGGTGKEKGKRHPTLGNNVLVASGAKVLGSITIGENSKIGAGSVVLIDVPEDSTVVGIPGKVVVTNGVRVKDKHDHRNLPDPVEDTCNRLEDEIAFLKKRIEELEKKEGKTDEYSNL